DNA from Aphis gossypii isolate Hap1 chromosome 3, ASM2018417v2, whole genome shotgun sequence:
ACCAATGCTAATGACATAACTAGCTGAACATGTTATACCTAAAACTCCTCCATCATGACTTTGAACTGTATACATGCATGTACCTAGTAgtgaagtatattaataattacacacattaagtatacttaatttttataatgaaatttattattaacaaaccaGTAACTAAATCCCATACACATAACATTCCATCTTGACTACCAGATGCAGCCATGTGAGGATTTACttgatcaataaataaacatgttaTTGGACCGTAATGGCCATGTAAGGTATATAGTAACTGTCTATCTTCAATTCGAAATACCTATAACACATaagaaattaacataaaatattgattagtaGTTGATAATTACAGAGTCATACTAAGTATCCAATTGGGGCATTGATTAACTAAtggtttaattcaattttttcatgaacaaattaagatttttattttttacagaaagTTGTgagttaaaattacaattattatcataatttattaatacatagataataagtactaactttaaaaaattggaATAATGAAAAGATAATGAAATCAGAATTTTGTTGTTTAGTTTAGTTCAAAGTTAGTcaacatttatagttttttttatggtacCTATAAGTTGACTATTTCAATGTCctcaatacctattttaagttttattgtaaTCAAATGTATTGTGACCCAATGGAAATGATAGCAAATCAATAACATTGAGTAcacggtaaaaaaaataacatgagTCAAGAATTAATAGTcacttataaaaactttacaataaacataaatatactattaacaaCACACTACTATAAATATgtcagaataatatataaatagtaatggtCAAAGAGGttactttatttatcattaattattgaataaaagttACTGATGTAcgccattaaataaataaataattatagtattttaataattaaacgtttaaaaaggcagtgttacttttttaaaacagaaaaaaaatattggatattaaatttttttatgaatatgtcaatatatcgtataaaaataatttttacttatatttaatttgagtaaaggaatattacatttattttttcatttaatattaataaatactaacatattttaacatcttatattaattattatggttttactAACCTTAAGCATGTGGTCTTGACTACCAGTAACAATATAAGCTCCATTAGTTTCAAGAACAGTAACTGGTTGATTATGTGCCTTTAGAGCTTCTATATGGAGACAACGTACAGTATCATTAGTTGATTTATAAGTGTGAAGAGATGAACCAACACTCCCTGTTCTTACATGTTctacagtaataaatatattttgtgtaattataataaataaattaaaacaaataaacatattgattctaaaatatttacttctaAGTGAGAATTTAGTTTTAGATTTCTCAATAGATTCTCTCAAGGTTGATTCACTAAAAATATCAAGCTTAAAGAATTCTAGAGACCCATTCAACCTCACAGCTACTACATATTTATTGATCAGTTTAATTGCTGTAAATCCATCATTCATGTCTCCTTGCCACAtacactaatttttttttttttaataaaaacaaaaatattcaataactaatatttaatgacataCTTTAAGTATCCCTCTGTATATATCCCAAAATTGCAATGAACCATCAGCACACCCAAGAACAACAACATTTTCATTACAATCCACACACCATATTGGGAATTGACACAAATTTCATTTtcagacatttttttagatcGATTTTCCCATTTATTTTGgtctgaattaataatatgtcttgATTTATTATCATCTTGGTTTATCGTGTCATAGTTGGTATTTTCAATAGAGATCACATTTTTACACCTTGCACATAATCTAAACACAGTttgtttgaaatgtattacaattaattttattaaatacaaattaagacTTACTGTTCTGTGTTTTTAAAAGACTCTATGAAACTATAATTTGACATAGAATTAGAATCAGAAATagagtttttaaaatcattaggGAAGTCagctgataaatttaattcttcaATGTCATCATCACTAGAATTGTCCAAATTAGaccttaaacaaaaataaaatataaaaatatattcttttttttttatacaaccaGTAAATAGTATCATAATAGAAGATCATACTTTAAAGCAGGGGTCACCAAATGACTGTCCCTAAGCTACATGTGGctcgtaaataatttaatttggtagacaataaatttactctttaaactattattttagctaaatggggtttttattttatttattgattttgattttactttCTTGGttaaatatatgcattaaTATCATCCAAAAATGTCCTTAAatgattatacaaataaaaaatacattttattattttttttataaatgaaaatacagaTTCAAAAATAGAACAGTTTTTGTaatctaaaaatttacttccacgtttaaatataaatcattatattgttcacaattaattaattatagtttatttttacatacaaaaatgttgaaaatcacTTTTATGACTTTCAAGttttcaacataattttttatcccTTTCTTTGAATAGAAACTTTagttaataaaacttaacatGAAGTATAcaagttattagttatatatagtaggtaataggtatacctacaggCTACTACATACAGTGGTTCAAAACCcattcaataatatgtaattttatttgaactttccaaaattccatattattaaataaataaataaattttaatttaattaaagaatatttacaatgttaGTTCATACAACTAATAAccaaataagataaatattttaatacgtataaatttaaattaaattaatttttctgtattttataaattataaacaattataaaactgtTGAACCCTAGGGTTagtttaagtacatttttctACCTGAAAATCTAGCCTGGgtttaaacactttaaacaaattaaattgaataattatattgttttaaggcatttataattaatacattagataactatttataccttaatgtatatttttgtcaatgctataaaattaatgaaaaaatcaataacttaaattcaatattggtGTTCTAATACctagcaaaaaaatatttcatgtaatttatacttttttaattttttaaaaagattaatgaataaattatttatttatttatttaaataactaaatattgagtagaatcattattttatacaccccAGTTCACATAattagttttcattaaaataaaatattagttttaaaaatgattaaatttccTAACTGATTTTAACGAAATTTACCTATCAATGGTACTAATCAATTCACCGGTTAATGCATTCCAAACATTAATACAACCAGCAAGGCATgtactaacaataatatttccataTGTAGCAATGCATTCAACTGATTGTGTGTGCCCTTTAAATTCAATTGGAACTGCTTctaatattacctaaataagaatttaaatctacaaaacttaaataaagtgaaattaaattatataataaactatacatactTGTATACCAGAGTCATGTTGTATATAACTCACATCATGGCTCCATCCAGCTCTCCATTCAGCATAGTTACGACTACAGACACACCGATACAACATTATCAATGTGTAAACTAGCACTAATATGCTAATTAAACATAGAACagcagttaatattaattctgatggtgaagtaggtataaaagGTTCAGATGATTTATCCACAACATTGATGTCTTTTCTACTTTCCAGTGGAGCCACTATATGAGTATCTGAAACAAATAACGCACATTTAggaataactatttattatataggtagtcttATTATGAACATACCAACAAAATCAAAAGGGTCAAGAGCAGCAGCAAACGATTTCCAATGGGATGGAAATGATTTATCTGCATCATTCAGAGATTCACGCAATGACATTGCTTCTTCTGGTGTCACAGAATGAGCCAAATGTATAGGTTGTAGTACAGATACATAGGATCCAGCgacactaatattatacatgcttAGTAAAAATTGCCAGTTGTACCAAGAGAGTCTAGGCCAATGGGGCCATTTTTCAGCATTTAGAAGTTGCACATAATACGGTAAATCATTTTCTTGAGACTGATTAGCCTTacattaaaatcacaaaattaatgataaaaaagataaatcaaCAAAAGCAACAAAAGTTATGAAGATCaatgatcattttttaattaaaatacctttttGTTAGACTGATGTTCTTGTTTTACAGTAAATCTAGctttgttttcaattataacaGCTCGCCGACCTTCTTCCCATGCAAGAGGAAAATGTATATTCGATCGTTCTTGAATATATGGTTCATTAGTTGCAGATTTtcgtaaatcaaaaaattcttGCACAGtttctgtattatatataataccagaTATCCAAAATATCATAACCATCATTAACACTCGTTGAACAATTCTTGTAGCTGCCCAAAGATACAGGAATCTCAAACGTTTTGATATTGGCTTGCGTCGGGGATCTTCTAATGAAGCCATAATTTGCAAACCATTTAAGCGTGGATGAGAAGCAGATTTTAACATCACACCACTACGACTTGAATGTTTTAATGCCGGAGGATTAGATTTGTGCATTTTATTGGCCAAATTAGCAAATGAAAAtggataatatgttttttggtAAGTAGAGTCATCTACcgatttcatatttaatgatatgagTGCAAGGAAAaagaacatttgaaaaaagaagTCACATAATAAACCCACAATggcaaatatacaaaattcctaaaaatttaattcaaaataagatataaaattaaaattttatgaatataaaattacattacttGAATTGATGaaacaaaagttaataatcCACCAGTTAAAATAGTAACTTCAATTAAAAGATTTTGAGTTATGGCCCATCCTTCTTTACTTAAACCTTGGGCCAATCTTATTTTTACATCTAAATTTGGAGCTGTTGAACCCactgattttattatgatcaACATATTTTCAAGACCAACaacaataactaaataagGAAACACCTAAatagtcataaaaataatatttttaagtataacagtattaaatacagaatagcataataaattaaattaccatttGACTTTGaatgtttatagtaaaatctaatccaaataaaaaacaaagccCCATAGTTGTTAAAAGAGTAGATACTACTGTGAAAACAGCTCCAAAACTAATTCcaacctaaaataaaaaataggttaatttaaattgtacaaaattaaataatgtaaaagaaataaatacctTAGAGACAAAAATgtccatttttttaatagagtaataaatatacccAAATAAAAGCATATAACATGagagtaaaacaaatattgtttcataatttatttctccagggtaataaatatgtaaagttGAAGTGTCTGATAGAACTTGATTTGATTTAACATGCATAGGGTAAATATGTTTCAAATGCGTTTTCAATccttgtatatacctataatagtatatatatatttataaaaaggtttattttattttaatataaaaattaataaataatattttattagttactaCCATGGCTTTAGATATAGACTATATCTAAAGCTGTGGCTACTacatatagaaattataattttgtaggtattaaaatagtaataataataattatataatacaaaaattatttttaaatttaattcataaggTTAgacctattaataatttattaatattttattaaacagaatatttgagggtatttataatgtttaaaataactaaaaaaaagtgatttacGGAGGCACAAGttgtttcataaatattgtaatagcaAATTGAACAACTCTTTGTCGAGGATGTACAGAATATCTTCTAATACCGGTTTCTTTAAGTGGcataccaaataataattctggaatactaatttttatatgagaTGGACTCTGAAATATAAAAggttctataataaattattaaatataaaataatttaatgtaaatgcatacctgataagtaaaaattgttttttcaatgCTATCATCAGTACGAAACTCTTCTAAATCTTGATGCCACAAATTAGTAGGCGATACAAGTAAACAACTGAACTCTGGCAATGCTTTTACATCAGAATTAATGTTTTCTATGTGTAAGCAGACATCATTTAAAGAAAttctaatacataaaaaatattttaattaatacattttaacaatatctaagatttttttcaaataattacttattatctaaTTGATAGTTTCTAATGATTTCAACTAATTTGAAAGATTCAGCTATAGGGCCTCTGAAGGCATCTGACAAAACTAAGTTATCCAACCATGGAGTTACCATTGATCTCAAGACTATCTATAGAAAACCACAAAtagtattagaaaataaacatttcaaattttaataaaatgataatataaaacaaaattatttaaaatgggtTACTTGTTGAATATACACACTGGGTTGTCCATTAAACCATCGATTTGTAGTATTATCTGGCTTATAAGAAGGTGTTATGGTTGATTGTACAACATTGCTGAACAATGGCAATCCAAACAGTGATAagctaaaacaattttatttaatatttattacacaaactataatattattatacatacaatcatttcaaataaaaatattaaaaatattctggaaataataagaacattatatcaaaaattcaGTGTTGGAActgggttattattattttttttttatgataaaaatattgcctaagttttacttatttcatacacaaacatgaatatttatattttattagaaattaaataaatacgaatcAATATGATGGTCAGTTATTCAAACTCTTTTTTGCTGTAAATTAAGCATGGTTACTTATAATGGTTGAATGATAAATTTACATCAATTACCTGCATAAAACTACAATTGCAGTAGAAACTGTTAATGAAATGACAGGATGAGATGCACAGAACAGACCATAGGAGTAATATAACTGTGAAACTTTGTCGGGGAGACGTCTAGGCACAGCCAAATTTGTCCAATTCGGATCACCCATTATTCATATAGAATCTGCAAAATATGTTTCGGTCATTTTATGAGCATTTAACTAGTTTGtagtttcaaaacaaaaaattcaaataatgtcGTACAGCATTCACGTGCACATCTTATAGATGGTTATGTTAACCAATCAACTGACGACTAAGCCTGGTACACGGTAGTAGCTAGTCGACATAGATCATTGATCAAACAATCTGAAGAATAAAACGCGTTGTATTCTGATCGATCCAGAACATCTCTCATAAGCTGGAACAATTAGTTACGTTATTTGACATGCCATTATCCgaccactatataatatataaaatacgaacATTAATCGACCAaggataaaaatgaaaacgtaGATGTTATACGAATATCAGTAGAACGTGTTCGCTCGTTATctgcaaaaaaaataagaaataataacagagagaaaaaacaataaaacttcaaATCACGGTCTTTAGAGTTTAGACTCTAGTCtaaaacatgttattattttaagtctaGAGATTCGCaacgttaacattttaacagtataattaataacataataatataataataatattaccattagGCACAAAACATGCCGTCACCAACCATTAGGACGATGTGATAACGGCAGTATCCGACAACGGATTATGTATAGCCCTAGTCATGGTGGTAGATACTTGATAGTGGACTTGTTGCAGTTGAGGAGGTGGTCGACGGTCGGTGGATACAATGGGTGAGTAATGACTGGAGGTACGTACTACGCAAATTACTCGACTTGGgagcattaaataaatataaagatatcTTTATATGTCTATGTATAGAAGTGACTGTATATTGAGTGTTACATCCGAAAATATAATCGTTCATCGCGACAGACTCGCCACAAATTGTAGttcaaaagtaaatttattccattaataaaaatttacaatttttttatttgtcccTATTGGATCACTTATTttgttctataaaatatttcttccaACGGTCAATTGTTCCAAagtctatttatttatgtaattttgtaattactaatGTTTTAAGCACTTATTACAttagtaaaattgaaaatattaaatataatattacattcaatttttttttttttattcttagtaCATTTCAAGACATTCTGCCTATAATAAAACGCGAAAAAAGTTTAcaagaaaatcaaattaattctttataagcgtttgaacttttaaagttcaaattttttcgACTTAGGAATTAGgatattcattaaaacaatacataaaaaagcCATAAATAGatcttgtaataatatacataattcgattttgatagtaaaaatttacttttgacGAATATTAAACGTgccaatatacaatatagaggaattattactattttaataattaactaatattaataaatcaatttaaataggtagtaaTCTATTCATTGTAcacactttaatttttaatacattgtagACATGTCACATGTGGGATGTGGCCGATAGGAGAGCGTACGTGGGAGGGAGATGCAACCacagaaatttttaattgggaccctaaaattgaaatttcagCCCTCAGGGCCCGTGTTAAAACtgatattactaaaattaaatgtaattttttctaaaatatgagctaaatactaaatgcattaaaatatttttaatttatatggaataaggaacgtattataatataacagtaagtacctataacaaataaaatacattaataaattagatgttgtatgtataagtataaaccgtaattataaataaaagtgaaaaactATCTTAGAAAGAGATACTTTCGagggaaattattaaaaaaaatatcttaaaatattgtcagCGCTCGTTGAAACTCAAGTTCGAACacgattatgaataattatgattcTATACAGcatcagtg
Protein-coding regions in this window:
- the LOC114122624 gene encoding LOW QUALITY PROTEIN: sterol regulatory element-binding protein cleavage-activating protein (The sequence of the model RefSeq protein was modified relative to this genomic sequence to represent the inferred CDS: inserted 1 base in 1 codon), whose amino-acid sequence is MGDPNWTNLAVPRRLPDKVSQLYYSYGLFCASHPVISLTVSTAIVVLCSLSLFGLPLFSNVVQSTITPSYKPDNTTNRWFNGQPSVYIQQIVLRSMVTPWLDNLVLSDAFRGPIAESFKLVEIIRNYQLDNKISLNDVCLHIENINSDVKALPEFSCLLVSPTNLWHQDLEEFRTDDSIEKTIFTYQSPSHIKISIPELLFGMPLKETGIRRYSVHPRQRVVQFAITIFMKQLVPPYIQGLKTHLKHIYPMHVKSNQVLSDTSTLHIYYPGEINYETIFVLLSCYMLLFGYIYYSIKKMDIFVSKVGISFGAVFTVVSTLLTTMGLCFLFGLDFTINIQSQMVFPYLVIVVGLENMLIIIKSVGSTAPNLDVKIRLAQGLSKEGWAITQNLLIEVTILTGGLLTFVSSIQEFCIFAIVGLLCDFFFQMFFFLALISLNMKSVDDSTYQKTYYPFSFANLANKMHKSNPPALKHSSRSGVMLKSASHPRLNGLQIMASLEDPRRKPISKRLRFLYLWAATRIVQRVLMMVMIFWISGIIYNTETVQEFFDLRKSATNEPYIQERSNIHFPLAWEEGRRAVIIENKARFTVKQEHQSNKKANQSQENDLPYYVQLLNAEKWPHWPRLSWYNWQFLLSMYNISVAGSYVSVLQPIHLAHSVTPEEAMSLRESLNDADKSFPSHWKSFAAALDPFDFVDTHIVAPLESRKDINVVDKSSEPFIPTSPSELILTAVLCLISILVLVYTLIMLYRCVCSRNYAEWRAGWSHDVSYIQHDSGIQVILEAVPIEFKGHTQSVECIATYGNIIVSTCLAGCINVWNALTGELISTIDRSNLDNSSDDDIEELNLSADFPNDFKNSISDSNSMSNYSFIESFKNTEQLCARCKNVISIENTNYDTINQDDNKSRHIINSDQNKWENRSKKMSENEICVNSQXWCVDCNENVVVLGCADGSLQFWDIYRGILKCMWQGDMNDGFTAIKLINKYVVAVRLNGSLEFFKLDIFSESTLRESIEKSKTKFSLRKHVRTGSVGSSLHTYKSTNDTVRCLHIEALKAHNQPVTVLETNGAYIVTGSQDHMLKVFRIEDRQLLYTLHGHYGPITCLFIDQVNPHMAASGSQDGMLCVWDLVTGTCMYTVQSHDGGVLGITCSASYVISIGQDDKICVWDRFHGHQLNSIQISNVYCYDLAMLTHNLLITSRQGSIVIMDVQTGEPVKVFSLGDSDCNVVTQLLTLSDSIVCDYGTELRVVRFPMVATKED